Proteins co-encoded in one Sus scrofa isolate TJ Tabasco breed Duroc chromosome 14, Sscrofa11.1, whole genome shotgun sequence genomic window:
- the LOC106506012 gene encoding uncharacterized protein LOC106506012, with product MKPGPGVSGRWGAGGEGASASCRLGGPRLGGGLPGRNVHGTWKTPALPARSRQGRGRATCAPLFSVPGAPPTPVQLLALCPRLWRKMLLQSEARGHWTSAVFGGAFLVNIVFHASFPEEPGLGLPHPGSRQEAVCSSSE from the exons ATGAAACCCGGGCCTGGTGTGTCTGGGCGCTGGGGCGCGGGTGGCGAGGGTGCCTCGGCCTCCTGCAGACTCGGGGGGCCCCGGCTGGGAGGCGGGCTGCCGGGAAGGAACGTGCACGGAACCTGGAAGACCCCAGCCCTCCCCGCCCGCAGCCGGCAGGGAAGGGGCCGGGCGACCTGTGCCCCCCTGTTCTCTGTCCCCGGCGCCCCACCCACTCCCGTACAACTGCTGGCCCTTTGTCCCAGGCTCTGGAGAA AGATGCTTCTGCAGAGTGAGGCCCGCGGGCACTGGACTTCAGCAGTGTTTGGGGGCGCCTTCCTTGTCAATATCGTCTTCCATGCCAGCTTCCCGGAAGAACCGGGGCTCGGGCTCCCCCACCCAGGCAGCAGGCAGGAGGCTGTGTGCAGCTCGAGCGAGTGA